The following coding sequences are from one Azospirillum sp. TSH100 window:
- a CDS encoding S9 family peptidase: MKAWKFFFAACIGFSLIAEQCAAGDTVKEERLQLPIQVGSVAEQLETLVVRPVAGDRFPLVLIVNGSAGASPSEMHPDWLAQMAHDFAHRGWIAASVVWPGYGRSTGTFMNKAGDCAQPNVSLFLDAHGDELAAALAALRNRSDVDPSTTLGVGVSIGGASMLDLAGRKDRPLTAAVNISGGVYHYTKVGVAESNCSLYQDDLVRNFSGFGRDNPTPTLWIYAANDPYFGPDLAQRLLSGYRSEGGNVEFVGLPPFEKDGHTLYKQEASVLLNPRIDDFLRRNHLPAMSNEALAPLLSVLPAADRSSAQRYLKSATEKAAAMGDGGDGFFWFYGAQSIEDARQHALTVCQEKGVKNCRIVAENMQLAEGWRNGPSAAGQ; this comes from the coding sequence ATGAAGGCCTGGAAATTCTTTTTTGCAGCATGCATCGGATTTTCTTTAATTGCCGAACAGTGCGCTGCCGGCGATACAGTCAAGGAAGAACGCCTCCAACTGCCGATCCAGGTCGGTTCCGTTGCGGAACAGCTTGAAACGCTGGTGGTCCGCCCGGTTGCCGGCGACAGATTTCCCTTGGTGCTGATCGTCAATGGCTCGGCGGGAGCCTCTCCATCCGAGATGCACCCGGATTGGCTGGCGCAGATGGCTCATGATTTCGCCCATCGTGGCTGGATCGCGGCGTCGGTCGTCTGGCCCGGCTATGGCCGCTCGACCGGAACCTTCATGAACAAAGCCGGTGATTGCGCGCAGCCGAATGTTTCCCTGTTCCTCGATGCCCATGGAGACGAACTCGCCGCCGCTCTCGCGGCTTTGCGCAACCGCAGCGACGTCGACCCGTCGACGACGTTGGGCGTCGGGGTGTCGATCGGCGGCGCTTCCATGCTCGACCTCGCCGGACGAAAGGACAGGCCCCTGACGGCGGCGGTCAACATCTCCGGCGGCGTGTACCACTACACGAAGGTCGGCGTCGCCGAGAGCAATTGCTCCTTGTATCAGGACGACCTTGTGCGGAATTTCTCCGGCTTCGGCCGTGACAACCCGACACCGACACTCTGGATCTACGCCGCCAACGACCCTTATTTCGGTCCCGATCTGGCGCAGAGACTGTTGAGCGGATACCGGTCTGAAGGCGGAAACGTCGAATTCGTAGGGTTGCCGCCCTTCGAAAAGGATGGCCATACCCTGTACAAGCAGGAAGCCAGTGTGCTGCTCAACCCCAGGATCGATGATTTCCTGCGGCGCAACCATCTGCCGGCGATGAGCAACGAGGCACTGGCGCCGCTCCTTTCCGTCCTGCCGGCCGCAGATCGCTCCAGCGCGCAGCGCTACCTGAAGAGCGCCACCGAGAAAGCCGCCGCGATGGGCGATGGCGGCGACGGCTTTTTCTGGTTCTACGGCGCCCAGTCGATCGAGGATGCACGCCAGCATGCACTGACGGTCTGCCAGGAGAAAGGCGTGAAGAACTGCCGGATCGTGGCGGAAAACATGCAGCTTGCCGAAGGATGGCGAAACGGCCCGTCGGCTGCCGGGCAATGA
- a CDS encoding FadR/GntR family transcriptional regulator, with translation MDDPDFDVSRHFQKIKIRRPPDIIIEQISDLIARRIIKAGQKLPAERVLAERFDVSRGTVREALRRLEFFGIVRTSPQSGTVVENLSEHVLIGLISNILNAGDTSPEMLIEVRGALEALSARLATERAHGAQIAEIRKAQQRMREQAEANAYTLEEDLLFHLKVAEATNNNLLRSLIALMGPDVLRFSHQHATYKDGRMHAAANEHDAIIAAIESGKPDEAEKLMKQHIDKSYEHYRRDGNTDTAPVDGDAESGKPVRKRRSKAATV, from the coding sequence ATGGATGATCCTGATTTCGACGTCTCCCGCCACTTTCAGAAGATCAAGATCCGGCGGCCGCCCGACATCATCATCGAGCAGATCAGCGACCTGATCGCCCGCCGGATCATCAAGGCCGGCCAGAAGCTGCCGGCCGAACGGGTGCTCGCGGAGCGTTTCGACGTCAGCCGCGGCACGGTCCGGGAGGCATTGCGCCGCCTGGAGTTCTTCGGGATCGTCCGCACATCGCCGCAGAGCGGGACGGTGGTGGAAAATCTCAGCGAGCATGTGCTGATCGGCCTCATCAGCAACATCCTGAACGCTGGCGACACCAGCCCGGAGATGCTGATCGAGGTCCGCGGCGCGCTGGAGGCATTGTCCGCCCGGCTGGCGACCGAACGCGCCCATGGCGCCCAGATCGCCGAAATCCGCAAGGCCCAGCAGCGGATGCGCGAGCAGGCCGAGGCCAACGCCTACACGCTTGAGGAGGATCTCCTGTTCCACCTGAAGGTGGCCGAAGCGACCAACAACAACCTTCTCCGGTCGCTGATCGCCCTGATGGGGCCGGACGTGCTCCGCTTCTCGCACCAGCACGCCACCTACAAGGACGGGCGCATGCATGCCGCCGCCAACGAGCATGACGCGATCATCGCGGCCATCGAGAGCGGCAAGCCCGACGAAGCCGAAAAGCTGATGAAGCAGCATATCGACAAGTCCTACGAGCATTACCGCCGTGACGGCAACACCGACACCGCTCCGGTGGACGGTGATGCGGAGTCCGGGAAGCCGGTTCGCAAGCGGCGCTCCAAGGCCGCGACCGTGTGA
- a CDS encoding SDR family oxidoreductase produces MTTMFDLSGKTALVTGSARGLGNAIAEGLAEAGAAIILSDINPDTLADAAARARDKGYTVHESAFDVTDEDAVAKAFARFDEQGISVDILVNNAGIQIRSPLVDFPVSDFRKVIDTNLTSAFLVGREAGRRMVARRAGKIINIGSLTSEQARVTVAPYAAAKGGIRLLTKSMTAEWAEFNVQINAIGPGYIVTEMNKPLIENEEFDGWVKKRTPARRWGNPSDLVGTAVFLASPASDFVNGQLIFVDGGIMAVY; encoded by the coding sequence ATGACCACCATGTTCGATCTGAGCGGGAAGACCGCCCTCGTCACCGGATCGGCCCGCGGGCTGGGCAACGCCATCGCCGAAGGGCTGGCCGAGGCCGGTGCCGCGATCATCCTCAGCGACATCAACCCCGACACCCTCGCCGATGCCGCCGCCAGGGCGCGCGACAAGGGCTACACCGTCCATGAATCCGCCTTCGACGTGACCGACGAGGACGCCGTGGCGAAGGCCTTCGCCCGGTTCGACGAGCAGGGGATTTCCGTCGACATCCTGGTCAACAACGCCGGCATCCAGATCCGCAGCCCGCTGGTCGATTTCCCGGTTTCGGACTTCCGCAAGGTCATCGACACCAACCTGACCAGCGCCTTCCTCGTCGGGCGCGAGGCGGGCCGCCGCATGGTCGCGCGGCGGGCGGGCAAGATCATCAACATCGGGTCGCTGACCAGCGAGCAGGCCCGCGTCACCGTGGCGCCCTATGCCGCCGCCAAGGGCGGCATCCGCCTGCTGACCAAATCGATGACGGCGGAATGGGCGGAGTTCAACGTCCAGATCAACGCCATCGGTCCGGGCTACATCGTCACCGAGATGAACAAGCCGCTGATCGAGAACGAGGAGTTCGACGGCTGGGTGAAGAAGCGCACGCCCGCCCGCCGCTGGGGCAATCCGTCGGATCTGGTCGGAACGGCCGTGTTCCTCGCCTCGCCGGCCTCCGATTTCGTCAATGGACAGCTGATCTTCGTCGATGGCGGCATCATGGCCGTCTACTGA
- a CDS encoding mandelate racemase/muconate lactonizing enzyme family protein translates to MKITQLETLRTDEFSNVVWVRVHTDAGIVGLGETFYGAGAVEAHIHDVLAARLLGKDPLRIEAHARELVNLPMAQSSTGAEYRAASAIDLALWDILGKVCGQPVHQMLGGLCHDRVPVYNTCAGYGYVRSNRIKPVDTWNLGSSEGPYEDLNGFMSDAGRLAESLLEQGITGMKIWPFDPAAIANDGRFITAEQMKRAVEPFEKIRKAVGDRMQIMVEFHCLWNLPTVKKIARVLEDYDPTWYEDPIRMNSVNALTELAASTSVPICASETLGSRFPYKDMLEAGAIGVVMTDLVWTGGLTEGRKIASLADTYHRPYAPHDCTGPVAYVAAVHSSLSNPNTLIQESVRAFYTGWYTELVTEVPRIVDGHVLPMEGPGLGTELLPAVFERPDLRVRRTSL, encoded by the coding sequence ATGAAAATCACGCAGCTGGAAACACTGAGGACGGACGAGTTCTCCAACGTCGTCTGGGTCCGCGTCCACACCGATGCCGGCATCGTCGGCCTTGGCGAGACCTTCTACGGCGCCGGCGCGGTCGAGGCGCACATCCATGACGTGCTGGCCGCCCGCCTGCTCGGCAAGGATCCGCTGCGCATCGAGGCCCATGCCCGCGAACTGGTGAACCTGCCGATGGCGCAGTCCTCGACCGGCGCCGAATACCGCGCCGCCTCGGCCATCGACCTCGCGCTGTGGGACATTCTCGGCAAGGTCTGCGGCCAGCCGGTGCACCAGATGCTGGGCGGCCTTTGCCACGACCGGGTGCCGGTCTACAACACCTGCGCCGGCTACGGCTATGTGCGCTCCAACAGGATCAAGCCGGTCGACACCTGGAACCTGGGCTCCAGCGAGGGGCCGTACGAGGATCTGAACGGCTTCATGAGCGATGCCGGCCGGCTGGCGGAAAGCCTGCTGGAACAGGGCATCACCGGCATGAAGATCTGGCCGTTCGATCCGGCCGCCATCGCCAACGACGGCCGGTTCATCACCGCCGAGCAGATGAAGCGCGCCGTCGAACCGTTCGAGAAGATCCGCAAGGCGGTGGGCGACCGCATGCAGATCATGGTCGAATTCCACTGCCTGTGGAATCTGCCGACCGTCAAGAAGATCGCCCGCGTCCTGGAGGACTACGATCCCACCTGGTACGAGGATCCGATCCGCATGAACTCGGTCAACGCGCTGACCGAGCTGGCCGCCTCGACCAGCGTGCCGATCTGCGCCTCGGAAACGCTGGGATCGCGCTTCCCCTACAAGGACATGCTGGAAGCCGGCGCCATCGGCGTGGTGATGACCGATCTGGTGTGGACCGGCGGCCTCACCGAGGGCCGCAAGATCGCCTCGCTCGCCGACACCTACCATCGTCCCTACGCCCCGCACGACTGCACCGGTCCGGTCGCCTATGTCGCCGCGGTCCATTCCTCGCTGTCGAACCCGAACACGCTGATCCAGGAGTCGGTGCGGGCCTTCTACACCGGCTGGTACACCGAACTCGTCACCGAGGTGCCCCGCATCGTCGACGGCCATGTCCTGCCGATGGAAGGGCCGGGGCTCGGCACCGAACTGCTGCCGGCCGTCTTCGAGCGTCCCGATCTGCGCGTTCGCCGCACCAGCCTCTAA
- a CDS encoding L-idonate 5-dehydrogenase yields the protein MRGCVLHGQKDLRLETLDEPALKPGEVRVRIAAGGICGSDLHYFFEGRVGDFNVREPMILGHEISGDVVEVGPDVTRTRIGDRVAVNPGKPCRTCPHCLGGRENLCANMIFFGSASRFPHVQGAFRETLVVRDFQCFPVPADTKHTNLVFAEPFAVALHAVAQAGSLLGRRVLITGAGPIGCLIAVAARRAGAEHITITDLSDKPLEIAAQIGADETVNVLADSETPNRWQADRGCFDVCFEASGSARAVETCVLSTRPGGAVVQVGMLAPGLTPIPLNRLLAKEVTFKTSFRFHEEFAWAVSALTTGGVDLSPLATAQFPFEAAAEAFAAAHDRNSNMKVQIVF from the coding sequence ATGCGCGGCTGTGTTCTGCATGGACAAAAGGACCTTCGCCTTGAAACGCTCGACGAACCGGCTTTGAAACCGGGAGAGGTCCGCGTCAGGATCGCTGCCGGCGGCATCTGCGGGTCGGATCTCCATTATTTCTTCGAAGGCCGTGTCGGCGATTTCAACGTCCGGGAGCCGATGATCCTGGGCCACGAGATCAGCGGCGATGTCGTCGAGGTCGGCCCCGACGTCACCCGGACCAGGATCGGCGACCGCGTCGCCGTCAATCCCGGCAAGCCGTGCCGGACCTGCCCGCACTGCCTGGGCGGCCGGGAAAATCTCTGCGCCAACATGATCTTCTTCGGCAGCGCCTCGCGCTTCCCCCATGTCCAGGGCGCCTTCCGTGAAACGCTGGTGGTGCGCGATTTCCAGTGCTTCCCGGTGCCCGCCGACACGAAGCACACCAATCTGGTCTTCGCCGAGCCCTTCGCCGTCGCCCTCCATGCGGTGGCGCAGGCCGGCAGCCTGCTCGGGCGGCGGGTTCTGATCACCGGCGCCGGGCCGATCGGCTGCCTGATCGCCGTCGCCGCGCGCCGGGCGGGTGCCGAGCACATCACCATCACCGACCTGTCGGACAAGCCGCTGGAAATCGCCGCCCAAATCGGCGCCGATGAAACCGTCAACGTGCTGGCCGACAGCGAAACCCCCAACCGCTGGCAGGCCGACCGCGGCTGCTTCGACGTCTGCTTCGAAGCGTCGGGCAGCGCCAGGGCGGTGGAGACCTGCGTGCTCAGCACCCGCCCCGGCGGCGCCGTCGTCCAGGTCGGCATGCTGGCGCCCGGCCTCACCCCGATTCCGCTGAACCGGCTGCTCGCCAAGGAAGTGACGTTCAAGACCTCCTTCCGCTTCCACGAGGAATTCGCCTGGGCGGTGTCCGCCCTGACCACCGGCGGCGTCGACCTGTCGCCGCTGGCCACGGCGCAGTTCCCGTTCGAGGCGGCGGCCGAGGCGTTCGCCGCGGCGCATGACCGCAACAGCAACATGAAGGTTCAGATCGTCTTCTGA
- a CDS encoding 2-hydroxyacid dehydrogenase: MSAKPKGKSQAGGGNAPPVSPLRVVIADANFLPHRALMEAQLPAGTVVSWHPAFDEAAVAADLPGAEIFVGPRFTAAMGAAADCLRLVHVGGAGYDGIDGKALPDGVLCANTFCHESSIAEYVAATSVVMRRQLLQQDRELRRGHWDSSVYEAQRSQLGSLAGATVGIVGYGHIGSHVWRLMRAFGASGVAVTSRPARAEGEGLNWVAGTDGLDRLLAESDIVVLCLPLLPETRHLIGKAQLAAMKPDALLVNVSRGPLVDPEALYDALKERRIGGAVIDVWYQYPTGGAHAQPAALPFDTLDNILMTPHISGVTTQTFQGRVRDVAANIARLAAGEPLRNLVSPR, translated from the coding sequence ATGAGTGCCAAGCCCAAGGGGAAATCGCAGGCCGGCGGGGGCAACGCTCCGCCCGTGTCCCCCCTCCGCGTGGTGATTGCCGACGCCAACTTCCTGCCCCACCGCGCCTTGATGGAGGCGCAGCTTCCCGCGGGCACCGTCGTGTCCTGGCATCCCGCCTTCGACGAGGCGGCGGTCGCGGCCGACCTGCCGGGCGCCGAAATCTTCGTCGGTCCGCGCTTCACCGCCGCGATGGGGGCCGCCGCCGATTGCCTGCGGCTGGTCCATGTCGGCGGTGCCGGCTATGACGGCATCGACGGCAAGGCGCTGCCCGATGGCGTGCTGTGTGCCAACACCTTCTGTCACGAATCCTCGATCGCCGAATATGTGGCGGCGACCAGCGTCGTCATGCGCCGCCAGCTTCTGCAACAGGACCGCGAACTGCGCAGGGGGCACTGGGATTCCTCCGTCTACGAAGCGCAGCGCTCCCAACTGGGGTCGCTGGCCGGCGCCACCGTCGGCATCGTCGGGTACGGTCACATCGGATCGCATGTCTGGCGGCTGATGCGGGCGTTCGGCGCCTCCGGCGTCGCCGTCACCTCACGGCCCGCCAGGGCCGAAGGAGAAGGGTTGAACTGGGTCGCCGGCACCGACGGTCTCGACCGCCTGCTCGCGGAAAGCGATATCGTCGTGCTGTGCCTGCCGCTGCTGCCGGAGACGCGCCACCTCATCGGCAAGGCCCAGCTTGCGGCGATGAAGCCCGATGCCTTGCTGGTCAATGTCAGCCGCGGCCCGCTGGTCGATCCCGAGGCGCTTTACGACGCGCTGAAGGAACGCCGCATCGGCGGTGCCGTCATCGACGTGTGGTACCAGTACCCGACCGGCGGCGCCCATGCCCAGCCGGCGGCACTGCCCTTCGACACGCTCGACAACATTCTGATGACGCCGCACATCTCCGGGGTCACCACCCAGACCTTCCAGGGCCGCGTGCGCGACGTCGCCGCGAACATCGCCCGGCTGGCGGCGGGAGAGCCGCTGCGCAATCTGGTCAGCCCCCGCTGA
- a CDS encoding MFS transporter — MSQISSSIAETERIARADAPAAAPAADAPADAKNVRRAALAGLIGTMLENYDFVIYGTASALIFSKLFFPTISPAAGIIAAFGAYAIGFLARPLGGLFFSHYGEKFGRKWVLVTTLFLMGGATFAIGCLPTYETAGVWAPLLLVLCRFFQGFGAGAEQSGGATLLTETAPLGQRGRLSSLIMVGAAFGTALGAIAWIGVQQLPNEALMSWGWRAIFWSSILVTIAAFVIRLKLAESPVFTELKKKVDVRNQAPLRVVAKHGKKNVIKVILMNWGVSTQSYTYQVFMISYLINVVGVDTHFVPPVQLAAAIAASFAAFLTGSLSDRFGRRRMTLVLTGILVVTPFLVFPGLNTGSPVLITAIIVFGYMVAAQGVTGVHMSFFPEIFGSRYRYAGVTLGREFSSIIGGGIAPLLCASLLAWYGNSWVPVAIYMAVTMLVSFLATYSLPETLDRDLNTATDAEWGEARPSTGRA; from the coding sequence ATGTCTCAGATATCCAGCTCCATCGCGGAAACCGAACGGATCGCCCGGGCAGATGCCCCTGCCGCCGCTCCTGCCGCCGACGCGCCTGCCGATGCCAAGAATGTGCGCCGTGCCGCGCTGGCGGGGCTCATCGGCACGATGCTCGAAAATTACGATTTCGTGATCTACGGCACCGCCTCCGCCCTGATCTTCAGCAAGCTGTTCTTCCCGACGATCTCCCCGGCGGCCGGCATCATCGCCGCCTTCGGCGCCTATGCCATCGGTTTCCTCGCCCGGCCGCTCGGCGGCCTCTTCTTCTCCCATTACGGCGAGAAGTTCGGCCGCAAGTGGGTGCTGGTCACCACCCTGTTCCTGATGGGCGGGGCGACCTTCGCCATCGGCTGCCTGCCGACCTACGAGACGGCGGGCGTCTGGGCGCCGCTGCTGCTGGTGCTCTGCCGCTTCTTCCAGGGCTTCGGAGCGGGCGCCGAGCAGTCCGGCGGCGCCACGCTGCTGACCGAAACGGCCCCGCTGGGCCAGCGCGGACGGCTGTCGTCGCTGATCATGGTGGGTGCGGCCTTCGGCACCGCGCTGGGGGCCATCGCCTGGATCGGCGTGCAGCAGCTTCCCAACGAGGCGCTGATGAGCTGGGGCTGGCGTGCCATCTTCTGGAGCAGCATCCTCGTCACCATCGCCGCCTTCGTCATCCGGCTGAAACTCGCCGAAAGCCCCGTCTTCACGGAGCTGAAGAAGAAGGTGGATGTCCGCAACCAGGCTCCGCTCCGCGTCGTCGCGAAGCATGGCAAGAAGAACGTCATCAAGGTCATTCTGATGAACTGGGGCGTGTCGACCCAGTCCTACACCTATCAGGTCTTCATGATCTCCTACCTGATCAATGTGGTGGGGGTCGATACGCACTTCGTTCCGCCGGTCCAGCTTGCCGCCGCCATCGCCGCGTCCTTCGCCGCCTTTCTGACCGGCAGCCTGTCCGACCGTTTCGGACGCCGCCGGATGACGCTGGTGCTGACCGGAATCCTCGTCGTTACGCCGTTTCTCGTCTTCCCCGGCCTCAACACCGGCTCGCCGGTCCTGATCACCGCCATCATCGTGTTCGGTTACATGGTCGCCGCCCAGGGCGTGACCGGCGTGCACATGAGCTTCTTCCCCGAGATCTTCGGCAGCCGCTACCGCTATGCCGGCGTGACCCTGGGCCGGGAGTTCTCGTCGATCATCGGTGGCGGCATCGCCCCGCTGCTGTGCGCCTCCCTGCTGGCCTGGTACGGCAATTCCTGGGTTCCGGTCGCGATCTACATGGCCGTCACCATGCTGGTGTCGTTCCTGGCCACCTACTCGCTGCCCGAAACCCTCGACCGCGACCTGAACACGGCGACGGATGCCGAATGGGGCGAAGCGCGGCCTTCCACCGGCCGTGCCTGA
- a CDS encoding DUF4862 family protein → MTIEHRSKPLRVVGAYAAQPDEAHERRAFLEEVLSLPGVDGLEISWGAPGWEQDAPLLADVSGNRESRGGHVLTLIGAAATMAAKAPSVGLASPDPDGRERAVRLVASAREAALDCLARGQRIVGVELHSFPTLAQADAGPGGDALERSLCEILGWDWGGVAVVLEHCDARTATLPWQKGLLPLDIEIQAVAAAAAMSPTPTGMAVNWGRSAIEERDATAPERHVHRLRSAGLLRGVMFSGATDRDGAYGMAWSDVHPPLREQVPDSVMDRFKVAAALEAAGAGLLYEGVKVAVRPPQTTVKDRIAAIRGTLAALDGTSP, encoded by the coding sequence ATGACCATCGAGCATCGTTCCAAGCCCCTCCGCGTCGTCGGCGCCTATGCCGCCCAGCCGGATGAGGCTCATGAGCGCAGGGCGTTTCTGGAGGAGGTTCTCTCTCTTCCCGGTGTCGACGGCCTGGAGATTTCCTGGGGCGCGCCCGGTTGGGAGCAGGATGCCCCCCTTCTGGCCGATGTTTCTGGCAATCGGGAAAGTCGGGGAGGGCATGTGCTGACCCTGATCGGGGCTGCGGCGACGATGGCCGCCAAGGCTCCGTCCGTCGGTTTGGCCTCTCCCGATCCCGATGGACGCGAGCGGGCCGTCCGGCTGGTCGCGTCGGCCCGCGAGGCCGCCCTGGATTGCCTGGCGCGCGGACAGCGCATCGTCGGCGTCGAGCTTCATTCGTTCCCGACCCTGGCGCAGGCCGATGCCGGGCCGGGTGGAGACGCGCTGGAGCGGTCGCTGTGCGAGATTCTGGGGTGGGACTGGGGCGGCGTCGCCGTCGTCCTCGAACATTGCGACGCCCGCACCGCGACCTTGCCCTGGCAGAAGGGCCTGCTTCCCCTCGACATCGAGATCCAGGCCGTAGCCGCAGCTGCGGCTATGTCGCCGACCCCCACGGGAATGGCGGTGAACTGGGGCCGCTCGGCAATCGAGGAGCGGGACGCGACGGCGCCCGAACGGCATGTGCATCGCCTGCGCTCCGCCGGTTTGCTGCGGGGAGTGATGTTTTCCGGTGCGACGGATCGCGATGGCGCTTACGGCATGGCCTGGAGCGACGTGCATCCGCCGCTCCGCGAGCAGGTGCCCGATTCCGTCATGGACCGGTTCAAGGTGGCGGCGGCGCTCGAAGCCGCCGGCGCGGGCCTGCTCTACGAAGGAGTCAAGGTCGCGGTGCGGCCGCCGCAAACCACCGTGAAGGATCGCATCGCCGCAATCCGCGGCACGCTCGCCGCCCTCGATGGCACGTCACCCTGA
- a CDS encoding ABC transporter ATP-binding protein: MPVLCSDLSVVYGSHRALTDFRLSLQPGEIRGLIGPNGSGKSTALQSIAGLIRPTGGRVEIDGQPVHALPRRALARKLAYLPQQPAAPEDMTVEQLVRQGRFAHVGLFRRYSPEDEEAIGWALGGTGLTALADRGLRELSGGERQRAWIAAALAQQARVLLLDEPTSFLDIGHQVEVLDLVHRLSRERGVAVVMAIHDINQAMAVCDAISLLRQGTLMFDGPPAALAGSGLIETVFRVRGRFIEVADGAAPHFDVSLAQHRNRRHESRP; encoded by the coding sequence ATGCCGGTTCTCTGTTCCGACCTGTCCGTCGTCTATGGCAGCCACCGGGCGCTGACGGATTTCCGCCTGTCGCTCCAGCCCGGCGAGATCCGCGGCCTGATCGGGCCGAACGGTTCGGGCAAGAGCACGGCGCTGCAAAGCATCGCCGGACTGATCCGCCCGACCGGCGGGCGGGTGGAGATCGACGGACAGCCCGTCCACGCCCTGCCCCGCCGCGCGCTGGCGCGGAAGCTGGCCTATCTGCCGCAACAGCCCGCCGCACCGGAGGACATGACCGTCGAGCAGCTGGTCCGCCAGGGGCGCTTCGCCCATGTCGGGCTGTTCCGCCGCTATTCCCCCGAGGATGAGGAGGCGATCGGCTGGGCGCTGGGCGGCACCGGCCTGACCGCGCTGGCCGATCGCGGCCTGCGCGAGCTGTCGGGCGGCGAGCGCCAGCGCGCCTGGATCGCCGCGGCGCTGGCCCAGCAGGCCCGGGTTCTGCTGCTGGACGAGCCGACCTCCTTCCTCGACATCGGCCATCAGGTCGAGGTGCTCGACCTCGTCCACCGGCTGAGCCGGGAACGGGGCGTCGCGGTCGTCATGGCGATCCATGACATCAATCAGGCGATGGCGGTGTGCGACGCCATTTCCCTGCTGCGGCAGGGAACCCTGATGTTCGACGGCCCGCCGGCCGCGCTGGCCGGCAGCGGCCTGATCGAGACGGTCTTCCGGGTGCGGGGCCGCTTCATCGAGGTCGCCGACGGCGCCGCCCCGCATTTCGACGTCAGCCTCGCCCAGCACCGCAACCGGCGTCACGAGTCCCGCCCCTGA
- a CDS encoding iron ABC transporter permease — translation MDRTATALPSSRSPSLRAGSGWLVLAGCLLAVALALPLAVLLGVADIPLSDSLATLGGGGSAMARSILLDFRLPRVATGVLAGINFAVAGLLLQRITRNPLADPSIMGISQGATLAVAVFLLVSVYSHAPGGNTLPELPVAWLPAVGTLGGLGAAGLVHLLALRHDLGPMRVTLCGVAIGALLHALAMGIIAGWGSTRIEILLEWLAGSLYARSWDHAAFLAPFTLSGLALLPPFLRPLDLLSLDAPVAQSFGLSYRRHFTLALCLACGLAASAVGAVGPIAFVGLLTPHLARHVVGRRRRLLLPVTILLGAVVVTAGDLAGRLIGGADEIPIGVVTALLGVPVLVVLLRKTP, via the coding sequence ATGGACCGCACCGCGACCGCGCTCCCCTCCTCCCGCTCCCCCTCCCTTCGTGCCGGCTCCGGCTGGCTGGTGCTGGCCGGCTGCCTGCTGGCGGTCGCCCTGGCGCTGCCGCTGGCGGTCCTGCTGGGCGTCGCCGACATTCCGCTGTCCGACAGCCTCGCCACGCTGGGCGGCGGCGGCAGCGCCATGGCGCGCTCCATCCTGCTCGATTTCCGCCTGCCGCGCGTCGCCACCGGGGTGCTGGCCGGGATCAACTTCGCCGTCGCCGGCCTGCTGCTGCAACGGATCACCCGCAATCCGCTGGCCGATCCGTCGATCATGGGGATCTCGCAAGGCGCCACCCTGGCGGTCGCCGTCTTCCTGCTGGTCAGCGTCTACAGCCATGCGCCGGGCGGCAACACCCTGCCGGAACTGCCGGTCGCCTGGCTGCCGGCGGTCGGCACGCTGGGCGGCCTGGGAGCGGCGGGACTGGTCCATCTGCTGGCGCTGCGTCACGATCTCGGCCCGATGCGCGTCACCCTGTGCGGTGTGGCGATCGGCGCGCTGCTGCACGCGCTGGCGATGGGCATCATCGCCGGCTGGGGCTCCACCCGGATCGAAATCCTGCTCGAATGGCTGGCGGGAAGCCTCTACGCCCGCAGCTGGGACCATGCCGCCTTCCTCGCCCCCTTCACGCTGTCCGGGCTGGCGCTGCTGCCGCCGTTCCTGCGCCCGCTCGACCTACTGAGCCTCGACGCCCCGGTCGCCCAATCCTTCGGGCTGTCCTACCGCCGGCATTTCACGCTGGCGCTCTGCCTGGCCTGCGGCCTTGCCGCCAGCGCGGTGGGGGCGGTCGGGCCGATCGCCTTCGTCGGGCTGCTGACGCCGCATCTGGCCCGCCATGTCGTCGGGCGGCGGCGCCGCCTTCTGCTGCCGGTGACGATCCTGCTGGGGGCGGTGGTGGTCACCGCCGGGGATCTGGCCGGACGGCTGATCGGCGGGGCGGACGAGATCCCGATCGGCGTCGTCACCGCCCTGCTCGGCGTCCCCGTCCTGGTCGTCCTGCTTCGGAAAACTCCCTGA